The nucleotide sequence GACCGAGCGCCTCCAGAACGAGATCCTGGACGCCTCGAACGGCCTCGGTGCCGCGGTCAAGCGCCGCGAAGACACCCACAAGATGGCCGAGTCGAACCGCGCCTTCGCGCACTACCGCTGGTAACCAGCATCCCCGCCGCTCCTGCGACCCGCGGGAGCGGCGGGCCAGCTACCACTTTCAACAGCTAAGGACACCCCGTGGCACAAGAAGTGCTCACCGACCTCAACAAGGTCCGCAACATCGGCATCATGGCGCACATCGATGCCGGCAAGACGACGACGACCGAGCGCATCCTGTTCTACACGGGCGTCAACCACAAGATCGGCGAGACGCACGACGGCGCTGCCACCACCGACTGGATGGAGCAGGAGCAGGAGCGCGGCATCACGATCACGTCGGCCGCCGTCACGTGCTTCTGGAACAAGAACCAGATCAACATCATCGACACGCCCGGCCACGTCGACTTCACGGTCGAGGTCGAGCGGTCGCTGCGCGTCCTCGACGGCGCGGTCGCCGTCTTCGATGGCAAGGAGGGCGTCGAGCCCCAGTCCGAGACCGTGTGGCGTCAGGCCGACAAGTACGACGTGCCCCGTATCTGCTTCGTCAACAAGATGGACAAGCTGGGCGCCGACTTCTACTTCACGGTCGACACCATCGTCAACCGCCTGAAGGCCAAGCCGCTCGTGCTCCAGCTGCCCATCGGCTCGGAGAGCGACTTCGTGGGTGTCGTCGACCTCGTCGAGATGCGCGCACTGGTGTGGCCCGGCGACGCCAAGGGCGACGTGACCATGGGTGCCAAGTACGAGATCCAGGAGATCCCGGCCGACCTCGCCGACAAGGCCGCGGAGTACCGCGAGATCCTCCTCGAGACGGTCGCCGAGTCCGATGAGGAGCTTCTCGAGAAGCACTTCGGCGGCGAGGAGCTGACGGTGGCCGAGATCAAGGCCGCGATCCGCAAGCTCACCATCGCCTCGGAGCTCTACCCCGTGCTGTGCGGCTCGGCGTTCAAGAACCGCGGCGTGCAGCCGATGCTCGACGCCGTCGTGGACTACCTCCCGTCGCCCCTCGACGTCCCCGCCATCGAGGCGAAGGACCCGAAGGACGAAGAGATCATCATCGAGCGTCACGCTGACCGTGACGAGCCGTTCGCGGCCCTCGCCTTCAAGATCGTGACGCACCCCTTCTTCGGTCGCCTCACCTACATCCGCGTCTACTCCGGTCACCTCGACTCGGGCGCCCAGGTCGTCAACGCGACCAAGGGCAAGAAGGAGCGCATCGGGAAGATCTTCCAGATGCACGCCAACAAGGAGATGCCGGTCGACTCGGTCACCGCCGGTCACATCTACGCGGTCATCGGCCTGAAGGACACCACGACCGGTGACACCCTCGCCGACTCGAACAACCAGGTCGTCCTCGAGTCGATGACGTTCCCGGAGCCGGTCATCGAGGTCGCCATCGAGCCGAAGACCAAGGCCGACCAGGAGAAGCTGGGTCTCGCGATCCAGAAGCTCGCCGAGGAGGACCCGACGTTCCGCGTCGAGCAGAACGCCGAGACCGGCCAGACGGTCATCAAGGGCATGGGCGAACTGCACCTGGACATCCTCGTGGACCGCATGAAGCGCGAGTTCAAGGTCGAGGCCAACGTCGGAAAGCCCCAGGTGGCGTACCGCGAGACGATCAAGAAGACCGTCGAGCGTCACGACTACACCCACAAGAAGCAGACCGGTGGTTCGGGCCAGTTCGCGAAGATCCAGTTCGCGCTCGAGCCCCTCGAGGTCACGGCCGACAAGACGTACGAGTTCGAGAACAAGGTCACCGGTGGCCGCATCCCGCGCGAGTACATCGAGCCGACCAACCAGGGTTTCCAGGACGCCATGAACGTCGGCGTGCTCGCCGGCTACCCCATGGTGGGCGTGAAGGCCATCCTCATGGACGGTGCGTCGCACGACGTCGACTCGTCCGAGATGGCGTTCAAGATCGCAGGCTCCATGGGCTTCAAGGAGGCCGTCCGCAAGGCGAACCCCGTCATCCTCGAGCCGCTCATGGCGGTCGAGGTGCGTACCCCCGAGGAGTACATGGGCGACGTCATCGGCGACCTGAACTCGCGTCGTGGCCAGATCCAGTCGATGGAGGACGCCCAGGGCGTCAAGGTCGTCCGCGCGCTGGTGCCGCTGTCCGAGATGTTCGGCTACATCGGCGACCTGCGCTCGAAGACCTCGGGCCGCGCCGTCTACTCGATGGAGTTCGACAGCTACGCCGAGGTTCCTCGCAACGTGGCCGACGAAATCGTCCAGAAGGTCAAGGGCGAGTAACCCTTTCCGTCGGGATGCCTCGGTGACGAGGCATCCCGACGGCACAACTTCACACAGAATCACCAGAACCGTCTCTACTAAGGTGGAGATATCCCCGTAGACGACCGGCGCACACCAGCGCCCGGAACCTCTACACGAACGTCCTGAGGAGGACCCAGTGGCTAAGGCCAAGTTCGAGCGCACCAAGCCGCACGTGAACATCGGAACGATCGGTCACGTCGACCACGGCAAGACCACGCTCACCGCCGCAATCTCGAAGGTGCTCGCCGACACGTACCCGTCGGCCACCAACGTGCAGCGCGACTTCGCGTCGATCGACTCGGCTCCCGAGGAGCGTCAGCGCGGTATCACGATCAACATCTCGCACGTCGAGTACGAGACCCCGAAGCGTCACTACGCCCACGTCGACGCCCCGGGTCACGCCGACTACATCAAGAACATGATCACCGGTGCCGCTCAGATGGACGGCGCGATCCTCGTGGTCGCCGCCACCGACGGCCCGATGGCTCAGACGCGTGAGCACGTGCTGCTCGCCAAGCAGGTCGGCGTGCCCTACCTGCTCGTGGCGCTGAACAAGTCGGACATGGTCGACGACGAGGAGATCCTGGAGCTCGTCGAGCTCGAGGTTCGCGAGCTCCTCTCGTCGCAGGACTTCGACGGTGACAACGCTCCTGTCGTCCGCGTCTCGGGCCTCAAGGCTCTCGAGGGCGACGCCGAGTGGACCGCCAAGATCCTCGAGCTCATGGAGGCGGTCGACGAGTCGATTCCCGACCCGGTGCGTGACAAGGACAAGCCGTTCCTCATGCCCATCGAGGACGTCTTCACCATCACCGGCCGTGGCACGGTCGTCACGGGTCGCGCCGAGCGTGGCACGCTGGCCATCAACTCCGAGGTCGAGATCGTGGGTCTGCGCCCGACGCAGAAGACGATCGTCACCGGTATCGAGATGTTCCACAAGCAGCTCGACGAGGCCTGGGCCGGCGAGAACTGTGGTCTGCTCCTGCGCGGCACCAAGCGTGACGACGTCGAGCGCGGCCAGGTCGTCGTGAAGCCCGGTTCGGTCACCCCGCACACCAACTTCGAGGGCACGGCGTACATCCTGTCCAAGGAGGAGGGCGGCCGTCACAACCCGTTCTTCACGAACTACCGTCCGCAGTTCTACTTCCGCACCACCGACGTCACCGGCGTCATCACGCTGCCCGAGGGCACCGAGATGGTCATGCCCGGCGACACCACCGACATGACGGTCGAGCTGATCCAGCCGATCGCCATGGAGGAGGGCCTCGGCTACGCCATCCGTGAGGGTGGCCGCACCGTCGGCGCCGGCACGGTCACGAAGATCCTCAAGTAAGGTTCTTCGCGCGATCTCCAGAGGGGGTCGGATCCGCAAGG is from Microbacterium sp. LWH3-1.2 and encodes:
- the fusA gene encoding elongation factor G gives rise to the protein MAQEVLTDLNKVRNIGIMAHIDAGKTTTTERILFYTGVNHKIGETHDGAATTDWMEQEQERGITITSAAVTCFWNKNQINIIDTPGHVDFTVEVERSLRVLDGAVAVFDGKEGVEPQSETVWRQADKYDVPRICFVNKMDKLGADFYFTVDTIVNRLKAKPLVLQLPIGSESDFVGVVDLVEMRALVWPGDAKGDVTMGAKYEIQEIPADLADKAAEYREILLETVAESDEELLEKHFGGEELTVAEIKAAIRKLTIASELYPVLCGSAFKNRGVQPMLDAVVDYLPSPLDVPAIEAKDPKDEEIIIERHADRDEPFAALAFKIVTHPFFGRLTYIRVYSGHLDSGAQVVNATKGKKERIGKIFQMHANKEMPVDSVTAGHIYAVIGLKDTTTGDTLADSNNQVVLESMTFPEPVIEVAIEPKTKADQEKLGLAIQKLAEEDPTFRVEQNAETGQTVIKGMGELHLDILVDRMKREFKVEANVGKPQVAYRETIKKTVERHDYTHKKQTGGSGQFAKIQFALEPLEVTADKTYEFENKVTGGRIPREYIEPTNQGFQDAMNVGVLAGYPMVGVKAILMDGASHDVDSSEMAFKIAGSMGFKEAVRKANPVILEPLMAVEVRTPEEYMGDVIGDLNSRRGQIQSMEDAQGVKVVRALVPLSEMFGYIGDLRSKTSGRAVYSMEFDSYAEVPRNVADEIVQKVKGE
- the tuf gene encoding elongation factor Tu — protein: MAKAKFERTKPHVNIGTIGHVDHGKTTLTAAISKVLADTYPSATNVQRDFASIDSAPEERQRGITINISHVEYETPKRHYAHVDAPGHADYIKNMITGAAQMDGAILVVAATDGPMAQTREHVLLAKQVGVPYLLVALNKSDMVDDEEILELVELEVRELLSSQDFDGDNAPVVRVSGLKALEGDAEWTAKILELMEAVDESIPDPVRDKDKPFLMPIEDVFTITGRGTVVTGRAERGTLAINSEVEIVGLRPTQKTIVTGIEMFHKQLDEAWAGENCGLLLRGTKRDDVERGQVVVKPGSVTPHTNFEGTAYILSKEEGGRHNPFFTNYRPQFYFRTTDVTGVITLPEGTEMVMPGDTTDMTVELIQPIAMEEGLGYAIREGGRTVGAGTVTKILK